The Changchengzhania lutea genomic sequence TCCTGCGACGTCAACTACCCCACAAAGTCAGTTTGACAAATTGTTTTTCGGAAACAAAAATGTCGATTCAGAAATCCCTATTTCAGAATATACAATAAATGAAAACCAATTAACATATATTGAGTATGCTTCGGATGGCTTAACGGGTTTAGAAAAATCTATTGATATAAATCTCTTGGAAAACAAAAATCAGAATGATTTTATTAAAGAAAAAACCTTCTATTTTGGCACTGATAAGTATGGTAGGGATTTATTAAGTCGCGTTTTGGTAGGTGCTAGAATTTCATTTTTTATTGGCTTTGTTGCCGTTTTTATTTCGTTGGTCATTGGCATTTTTATGGGAAGTGTTGCTGGGTATTTCGGCGGTAGGGTAGATGTATTCATTATGTGGATTATTAATGTGACCTGGTCCATTCCAACGCTGTTATTGGTCATTGCCATTACTTTAGCACTCGGTAAAGGGTTTTGGCAAGTATTTATTGCTGTAGGGCTTACCATGTGGGTAGAAGTGGCTAGAGTGGTTCGGGGGCAAATAATTAGTGCCAAACAGATGCAATACGTAACGGCGGCCAGAGCTTTGGGATATACAGATTTTAGAATCATCACCAAGCATATTTTGCCCAATATTATGGCACCGGTGATCGTGATTTCGGCAGCTAACTTTGCCGCGGCTATTTTAATAGAAAGTGGCCTTAGTTTTTTAGGTATAGGCGCCCAACCACCTATGGCCAGTTGGGGTGCCATGATCAAAGATCATTATAATTATATTATTCTAGGTAAACCTTATCTAGCCATTATTCCTGGCCTTTGTATTATGAGTTTGGTGATGGCGTTTATGCTTATTGGAAATGCGTTACGTGATGCTTTGGATGTTAAGAGTTGATGGTTCGTTTAACAAAACTGAAAGACTGTTGGATTAAGTCATTAATTTACTGTGTTGGCAACAGCATATTTATTATTCAGAGATTAATTCAGGTGAAATGGGATATATTTTATTGTCATCAAGCATTAAAAATTCTGGTTTAAAATCTTCAGGACAAGTTATAGCAATCTTTACTTTTTTTATTTGTTGACCTTTTATCTTTTTTGGTTTTCTATATTTCTTGGGATTCAGCTTTCAGCCGATAAGGTTCAGATTGAAAAAGGGAGGAAGCTTCCTTCAGTTTGATTGTAAAATGAGCCGAAAGTCCAAGGTTCGAATCACAAGAGAACTCCGTACACTTGCTTTCCATAACAAAACTCAACGTGGGATACAGGACTTAGCAAATTTGCTGAACCCCAAGATTCGTGGTTGGATTCAGTATTATGGAAAGATAAGTCGTAGGAGCCTACAACCTGTGTTCTATTACCTGCATAATCGTATGATCAGATGGATATTGAACAAGTACAAAAGCTTCAAAGGAAGCAAAATCAAAGCAGTAAAATGGCTTAGGTTTATTACAAAGTCATATCCAAATCTGTTCAATCATTGGGGACTGGGATACAAACTGGTCTAAATACAATTTAGGCTTTATCGACTGTATAACAAGAGCCGTATGAATCGAGAGGTTCACGTACGGTTCTGTGAGAGGTTTAGGGGTGAAATTCCCCTTTACCTACTCGACTGGTGGTAGTTTTTAAACGATTTATTCTTTTTTCCCAATCTCCATTCCAACCTTATTTTTGTGCTAAAATACAAATTGATATTGCTTGTTCATATTTTTTCTCTTTTTGTAGTATAATACTATATTGCTTAAAACCATAGTGAGAAGGAAGTGGTGCTCCAAACTTTTCTAAAAAAATCTTTTTTACTTTTTCAGCAATTTCAATTTGACGCAAACAATTTTCTTTAGCTTGATTGTAAAGTTTTATATTTTTTTGTCTTTTTCTGTAATTATAAATTTTGTATATCCGTTTAATGTCCATTAGCTGTAATGCTAGCAATAATAAGCCTATCAAAGATTCGTTCTCCAAAATACCTGCGGTTGAGCTTATAAACAAACTCGTTCAGATATAATTGCAAATATTTCTTCTTGATTTTATGATAAGTTCCCGCAAAGTTCCTTTTAGCATTGCTTATTGCTATATGCACCCATTTGAGTGTTTCTTTGGTGGTTTGTTCGTTTGATTTCTCTGTCATATGTATTTCTACATAGTCTGCAATATTTACATATGAAGTACTCTTATCTGTAAATATAATAGTTTGCTCGTCATCAATAGCGTCTTTGAAGCTTTGGTCTGTGCCATCTGCCTTGTGGTCTTCTAATACCTTAGCTTTAAAATAACGGCATTGTCTATCTACTTTTCCTGTTTCTATATCTTCCAGTATGGTGCTTTCTGCCATAATCATAACATTGGATTTAGTTTTGCTCCCTCGACCTGCTTTTTGGGTTTTGTGTGCTTGTTCCGAGGCTTCAATAGTAAAATAGCCTTCATCCATTTCTATCATTCCTTCCAATGTGTACCTGTCATCACGATCCCCCATTGCTCTACGCAGTTTATGGACCATTGCCCAAACTGGCTCATAACGTTTTAGCCCCAACTGGCGCTGTATCTCTTTACTGGAAAATCCTTTTTTTGTGGTGCTCATCAAAAAAATGGTCTTGTACCAAACCAGAAATGACAATTTAGAGCTTTCCATTATGGTGCCACTGCGCAATGATGTCCTTGAGTTGCAGGATTTACATTGATAGCTCCATTTATTGATCAGCCAATAGTGGTCTGTACATCCGCAACGCTTACAAACAACACCTTGCTTGTCCCTTTGCTCCTTGAAATGAAGCCTGCAACTCTTTTCATCTGTGAAATGAACCCCAAAAGAAAATATATCCATAGCTAACTGTTTTTGAATCAATTAAATATACAAAATATTAATCAATATAGGGGTGTTTACGGATATACAAATTATAAATTATGATATGCTGTAAATAAAAATGAATATCAAGTATTTTTTTACATTCTGAAATAGTTGATTCTGATTGTTCGATTATTTTGCTATATAATATTTCATCACTATCAACTTTTGGTGATTGCAAGAAAATTGTTAAAAATGATAATTTAGATTGATTTGATGATTTTATATCAATATCAGTTAGACTTTTTGGATTTACTCCGAGACCACTATTAAATTTATTTCTTAGATAATTTTGTTGTTCTAATGATAAGCTCTTCCAAAAATCGATAAGATTAAAATATTTAATTAAACCTTTAGTTTTAGCTTGTCTAAATTTGCCGAAAATCATTTATTAATTAAATTTTAAAGGAGGTAGTTCAAAATTGATTTGTGCTTTTTCTCTTATTTTCAAAAGTTCCTTTTTAGAAATTGTATGTGTATACTTTTTTCTTTTGTAGCATTTTCCATTCGTCAAATCCATTTTGATATTACTGTCAATTAAATGTGCGTGTGGATTGGAAGGAAAAGGGTCTAAATCGTATTTATGAATTCTCCACTTTAAGTTTTTTAATTTAATACTTATTTTATATCCAACAAGATAATCTTTTGGTATTAAATTCCTTGAAGTTTCAACGGGAAATAAAACGGTTTTAAAATCAAAATTTGAAAGGATTTTTTTTAGTTTTTCAAAATCGGCATCTATGTCCCAAAGTTGAGTTGGATGCTCAAAATTATATTTCTCTTTTAATTCTAAATATAGAGCATCATAAATATTCTCAATTGTTATTTGAGAAGACAATGATTTTGAAAACTCATCTTTTAATTTAGAAAGAATTAAGTCCAATTCCTCAATTTTGGAAAGTTCTTTATCTATTTCTTCATTTGTCATTTTGTTTTGTTCAAATGTTTGTTAAGGCACATCGTTTACACAAGTTAAAGATTAGGCTTTATGCTAAATTAGTTTCTAGCCTTAAGGATTGTACTTTTACCTCTGTTGCTTTTTAAAACCACAAAACAAGAAATTCTGTGAGGTGCCGAATGGTGTTAAATGGTTTTCTTTAATACAGTTAATTTTTTCAAATCCATGCTTAAATTCTGAAGCCAACATATCTTGATTGTATTGTTTAATCTCAAGGCCACTGCATTTGGTAGGACCGTTTTCCGAAAATGTTCCAATTATTAAAAACCCATCCACGAAATTCGTGGTAATTTCCTTGTATTTTTCAACTTGCTCATCTGTGGTTAAAAAATGAAAAGTTGCTCGATCGTGCCAAACGTCAAAAGTAGATTCTGGTTCAAAATCAGTGATGTCACTTACAACCCAATTCACCTTTTTTGACTTATCACCTAGCCGTTTTTTAGCCTTCTCAAGGGCTTTTGATGAAATATCCAATACGGTTATGTTTTCAAAGCCTTCATCAATTAGGTAATCCACAAGTTTACTGTCACCACCACCTATATCTATGATTTTCGCGGTTTTTTCAAGTCCAAATGAATTTATAAACTCCAAGGAGGTTTTTGGTGTTTCTTGTGTCCAACTAACTTGGTTTGGGTTTTTAGTTTTATAAACTGTTTCCCAATGTTGTTTTTTATTCAATTCCATTTGTATGTAGTTTAGCTTATTCTAAGCGTATTATAGAACCGTAGTTTATACCGTGCAAAGTAATTAATTGGAATCCAATTGCATATTTTCATTTAGGCAGTCAATATATCCCAATACCTCTTCCTTTCCAATATCTTTAGAAGAGGAGGTAATAAAATAATTAGGGACATGTTCCCAAGTTTCCAAGAGCACTTTTTTGTAAGCTTCCACATGGTTTTCTATCGCTTTGGGTCTAAGCTTATCGGCTTTTGTAAAAATGATAGAAAACGGGATGTTGTTTTCCCCCAGCCATTGCATAAATTCTAAATCGATAGGTTGTGGGTTATGCCTAATGTCCACTAAAACAAAAGCGGTGACGAGTTGTTCGCGTAAGCCAAAATATTGTGTTATAAATTTTTGAAACACCTTTTTCGAACTTTTAGATACCCGGGCATACCCGTAACCTGGTAAATCTACCAAATGCCAGTTTTTATTAATTAAAAAGTGATTGATCAATTGTGTTTTTCCAGGTCGGCCAGATGTTTTAGCCAAACTTTTTTTGCTCGTTAGCATATTTATAAGAGAGGACTTGCCAACGTTACTTCTGCCAATAAATGCGTATTCCGGTAATCTGCTTTTAGGGCATTTGGTAACATCAGAGTTGCTCATCACAAATTCGGCAGATTTAATATGCATGTATGTATCTTAAAAAATTTATTTAAAAAAAGCTGTTCGGTTGAGTATTTTACAGATCTATTTATTTATTGACTATAGGCCTCGTTCCTGTAACCAAGTATTTAAAATGGTATTGAATTCGTTTGGATGTTCCATCATGGCGGCATGCCCACACTTGTCAATCCAGTATAAATCGGAATTTGGTAATAACTCGTTAAATTCTTCAGCAACATCTGGCGGTGTGACCGTATCGTTTTTACCCCAAATAATGCAGGTTGGTGTGGTCATTTTTGGCAAATCTTTAGCCATATTATGCCTAATGGCACTTTTGGCAATAGCTAAGGTTTTTATAAGTTTATTGCGGTCATTTACGGTTTCATAAACTTCATCAACAATGGTCTTGGTGGCTACGGCGGGATCGTAAAAAACATCTTGTGCTTTTTTCTTGATCACCTCATAATCACTTCGCTTGGTATAACCGCCACCCATGGCACTTTCGTACAAACCAGAACTTCCTGTAATTATTAGCGCTTTTACTTTTTGTGGATATTGTTTCGTGTAATATAAACCGATATGCCCTCCTAGGGAATTACCCAATAATATAAAGTCTTTAAAACCCTTAAATTCAATAAAATCATGGAGATATTTAGCGAAACTCTTAACATTGGTTTTTAACAGGGACCTTGAATAAATTGGTAGCTCTGGTATGATAACTTTGTAGCCGTTTTGGCTAAAATAATCAGTCACACCATCAAAGTTACTGAGGCCTCCCATAAGACCATGAAGTATTATTATTGGCGCACCTTCACCCGCTTCAATATAACTATATTTTTTTTCCTTCTTTAAACTGTAGGTCATTAAATGGTTGGTCATTTCGTTAAAAACAAATATAGTTAATTCATTCATATTTCAAGAATTTTAATTAATTCTCAAAAAAGTTTTATAGATGAATGAAATGTTAACAAAAATCTTTGCTCCCAACTACTTTTTATAATTGATTGACAGTAAGGCTTCCTGCTAGTTTTTTGAGTCCAATAGAACCTTCAGCTTGCCTTTAGTCGAAAAATTATTAACAAAGTGGGGTAAAGTGGTAAAATGTGGTAAAATTTTCAATATATTTGAAACTTAATCATCTAAACTTCAGCAAAACCGCTTTGGACTTACTTACAGGAACATACGAATGTAAAGTTGATGCCAAGGGCAGACTAATGATGCCAGCTGCGTTAAAAAAGCAGTTGTCGCCAGTATTACAAGAAGGTTTCGTGCTGCGCCGTTCGGTTTTTCAAACCTGTTTAGAGTTGTATCCCATGAGTGAGTGGCAAAAACTCATGCAGAAAATCAATAAGCTTAACCGGTTCAAAAAAAAGAACAATGATTTTATCCGTCGGTTTACCGCGGGTGTGAAAATGGTTGAGGTCGATGTTAACGGACGCTTATTAATCCCAAAGGACTTAACGGTATTTGCTAATATTTCGAAAAATATTGTGATTACGTCGGCGATCAATATCATTGAAATTTGGGATAAAGATTTATATGAACAGGCTATTAATGATGCGACGACCGATTTTGCTGACTTAGCTGAAGAGGTTATGGGACAAGATGACGAAGACTATGGAATATCATAATCCGGTTTTATTAAAAGAAACAGTAGATGGTTTAAATATCAAAGCAGATGGCGTGTATGTGGATGTCACCTTTGGTGGTGGTGGACACAGCAAAGAGATTTTAAACAGATTAGGCCCTAAGGGTAAATTATACGCATTCGATCAAGATTTAGATGCGCTTGAAAACGCTATTGATGATGACCGGTTTACATTGATCAATGAGAACTTTCGTTTTGCAAAACGGTTTTTAAGATTTCATGGTATTAAAAAAGTGGATGGCATTTTAGCAGATTTTGGAGTCTCCTCACATCAATTTGATGTCGCTGAACGCGGATTTTCAACACGATTTGAAGCCGATTTAGATATGCGAATGAACCAGCAAAATAAATTATCGGCATTTCATGTTATTAATGAATATGAAGAAGAAGCGTTGAAACAAGTGTTTTTACAGTATGGCGAATTAAGAGCGGCGCCTGCTATGTCGCGATTAATAGTTGAACATAGAAAAACGGAATCAATAATTACTAGCGAGCAACTGAAAACTGTTTTAAGAAAATTTTTACCGCCACGTCATGAAAATAAAGTATTGGCTCAAATATATCAAGCTATTCGTATTGAGGTAAATCAAGAAATTGAAGCGCTCAAGGAATTTTTAATGCAGACGCCAGAAATGCTTGATACTGGTGGGCGTTTAAGTTTTATCTCGTACCACTCCTTAGAAGACCGGTTGGTAAAGCGTTTTATAAGAAACGGCTTGTTTGAAGGAGAACCAGAACGTGATATGTATGGCAATTTTGAAGTGCCATTAAAAAAAGTAAACGGATTGATTGTGCCATCGGCAGAAGAAATAAAAATAAACAGTAGGGCGAGAAGTGCAAAACTGCGTATCGCTGAAAAGATTTAAATGAAGAACAATATTTATAGCATATTAAAAGGCACCTTTTTGGTGAGTGATGATTCTTTCAAGAATTGGAGATTCATCATTTTCATTTCCATATTGGCTATAATTATGATAGCCAGTTCACATAGTGCCGATAAAAAAGTTTATGAGATCGCACGCTTAAAAAATGAAGCTAAGGAAATGCGTTCTGGATTTGTGGATGGTCGTTCTAAGCTGATGAGGCTTAAAATGGAATCGGCAGTCATAAAAAAAATGAAAGCAAAGGGGTTGGCGCCCTCAGTGGTGCCAGCAAAAAAGATAAAAGTTAAATCTCAAAAACTAAAGTAAGACTTTGGCAGTAAACGAGAAAGGCATATTAAACCGATTATATTTTATAGCAGGATGCATGTTCGTCTTTGGGCTTGCCGTGGTTTTTAAGTTGCTAAGTATTCAGTATTTACAAGGAGATAAATATCGTTCGCTTGTCGAGAAACGCGCCATAAAAAATGTGACCATTCCAGCAAATAGAGGGAATGTGTATGCCGACGATGGCAGTTTATTGGCAACCTCAATCCCTAAATATAATATTGCTATTGATGCCGTTATTGCGCCAACAAATACGTTTGAAGAATTTGTAAATCCGCTGTGCGATTCATTGTCTAATTATTCAGGCAAATCGGCATCGTATTATGAAAAGCTTATTAGAAAAGCCCGCGCCAATAAAAATCAATATTTACTATTGG encodes the following:
- a CDS encoding ABC transporter permease, with the protein product MPIKSNSLKQLALQKFKKSFWGVFSMYFILLVGLVSIFAYAIAPDSSKYANQMHLAIHSKKPGFSVDMLTLPATSTTPQSQFDKLFFGNKNVDSEIPISEYTINENQLTYIEYASDGLTGLEKSIDINLLENKNQNDFIKEKTFYFGTDKYGRDLLSRVLVGARISFFIGFVAVFISLVIGIFMGSVAGYFGGRVDVFIMWIINVTWSIPTLLLVIAITLALGKGFWQVFIAVGLTMWVEVARVVRGQIISAKQMQYVTAARALGYTDFRIITKHILPNIMAPVIVISAANFAAAILIESGLSFLGIGAQPPMASWGAMIKDHYNYIILGKPYLAIIPGLCIMSLVMAFMLIGNALRDALDVKS
- a CDS encoding group II intron maturase-specific domain-containing protein — its product is MSRKSKVRITRELRTLAFHNKTQRGIQDLANLLNPKIRGWIQYYGKISRRSLQPVFYYLHNRMIRWILNKYKSFKGSKIKAVKWLRFITKSYPNLFNHWGLGYKLV
- a CDS encoding IS1595 family transposase, which encodes MDIFSFGVHFTDEKSCRLHFKEQRDKQGVVCKRCGCTDHYWLINKWSYQCKSCNSRTSLRSGTIMESSKLSFLVWYKTIFLMSTTKKGFSSKEIQRQLGLKRYEPVWAMVHKLRRAMGDRDDRYTLEGMIEMDEGYFTIEASEQAHKTQKAGRGSKTKSNVMIMAESTILEDIETGKVDRQCRYFKAKVLEDHKADGTDQSFKDAIDDEQTIIFTDKSTSYVNIADYVEIHMTEKSNEQTTKETLKWVHIAISNAKRNFAGTYHKIKKKYLQLYLNEFVYKLNRRYFGERIFDRLIIASITANGH
- a CDS encoding class I SAM-dependent methyltransferase, whose protein sequence is MELNKKQHWETVYKTKNPNQVSWTQETPKTSLEFINSFGLEKTAKIIDIGGGDSKLVDYLIDEGFENITVLDISSKALEKAKKRLGDKSKKVNWVVSDITDFEPESTFDVWHDRATFHFLTTDEQVEKYKEITTNFVDGFLIIGTFSENGPTKCSGLEIKQYNQDMLASEFKHGFEKINCIKENHLTPFGTSQNFLFCGFKKQQR
- the yihA gene encoding ribosome biogenesis GTP-binding protein YihA/YsxC, with translation MHIKSAEFVMSNSDVTKCPKSRLPEYAFIGRSNVGKSSLINMLTSKKSLAKTSGRPGKTQLINHFLINKNWHLVDLPGYGYARVSKSSKKVFQKFITQYFGLREQLVTAFVLVDIRHNPQPIDLEFMQWLGENNIPFSIIFTKADKLRPKAIENHVEAYKKVLLETWEHVPNYFITSSSKDIGKEEVLGYIDCLNENMQLDSN
- a CDS encoding alpha/beta fold hydrolase, translating into MTYSLKKEKKYSYIEAGEGAPIIILHGLMGGLSNFDGVTDYFSQNGYKVIIPELPIYSRSLLKTNVKSFAKYLHDFIEFKGFKDFILLGNSLGGHIGLYYTKQYPQKVKALIITGSSGLYESAMGGGYTKRSDYEVIKKKAQDVFYDPAVATKTIVDEVYETVNDRNKLIKTLAIAKSAIRHNMAKDLPKMTTPTCIIWGKNDTVTPPDVAEEFNELLPNSDLYWIDKCGHAAMMEHPNEFNTILNTWLQERGL
- the mraZ gene encoding division/cell wall cluster transcriptional repressor MraZ, encoding MDLLTGTYECKVDAKGRLMMPAALKKQLSPVLQEGFVLRRSVFQTCLELYPMSEWQKLMQKINKLNRFKKKNNDFIRRFTAGVKMVEVDVNGRLLIPKDLTVFANISKNIVITSAINIIEIWDKDLYEQAINDATTDFADLAEEVMGQDDEDYGIS
- the rsmH gene encoding 16S rRNA (cytosine(1402)-N(4))-methyltransferase RsmH; its protein translation is MTKTMEYHNPVLLKETVDGLNIKADGVYVDVTFGGGGHSKEILNRLGPKGKLYAFDQDLDALENAIDDDRFTLINENFRFAKRFLRFHGIKKVDGILADFGVSSHQFDVAERGFSTRFEADLDMRMNQQNKLSAFHVINEYEEEALKQVFLQYGELRAAPAMSRLIVEHRKTESIITSEQLKTVLRKFLPPRHENKVLAQIYQAIRIEVNQEIEALKEFLMQTPEMLDTGGRLSFISYHSLEDRLVKRFIRNGLFEGEPERDMYGNFEVPLKKVNGLIVPSAEEIKINSRARSAKLRIAEKI
- a CDS encoding FtsL-like putative cell division protein — translated: MKNNIYSILKGTFLVSDDSFKNWRFIIFISILAIIMIASSHSADKKVYEIARLKNEAKEMRSGFVDGRSKLMRLKMESAVIKKMKAKGLAPSVVPAKKIKVKSQKLK